A stretch of the Sorangium aterium genome encodes the following:
- a CDS encoding helix-turn-helix domain-containing protein has product MTATGASTSDREAVVLETVRSLVRGTATEIATRSGLPNGSVYVALRALVARGRVARAGTARGAEYSLVSSGGIRPFKRVKAAEPTSPAEMERTPDAELAE; this is encoded by the coding sequence ATGACCGCGACGGGAGCCTCGACGAGCGATCGGGAGGCCGTGGTGCTCGAAACTGTGCGGTCCCTCGTGCGAGGGACGGCGACGGAGATCGCCACGCGCAGCGGGCTACCGAACGGGAGCGTGTACGTCGCGCTTCGCGCGCTCGTGGCTCGCGGCCGCGTGGCGAGAGCCGGGACAGCGAGGGGCGCCGAGTACAGCCTCGTCTCGTCGGGCGGGATCCGGCCCTTCAAGCGCGTGAAAGCTGCGGAGCCCACCAGCCCTGCGGAGATGGAACGGACCCCCGACGCCGAACTCGCGGAGTAG
- a CDS encoding type I polyketide synthase, which produces MQAVSELVAELSPDERAVLSSLLAPRPEPIAIVGIGCRLPGGAGDPASFWRLLAERGDAVREIPADRWDVDAFYDPDPDAPGKMYTRYGAFLDRVDGFDPRFFEITPREAARMDPQQRLLLEVAWEALEDAGQPPDGLRRSRTGVFVGGSWRDYELLHTRGGGLAQVDPHTLTGDLASVLAGRVSYTLGLEGPSMMVDTACSSSLVAIHLACESLRGDRCNLALAGGASLILAPDGFVKLSKMRALSPDGRCRTFDVRASGFARGEGVGVLVLKRLSDAQRAGDRIWAVIRGSAVNHDGRSAGLSAPSSLAQRGVIRAALEAAGVSPPDVGYIEAHGTGTPLGDPIEMEVLKDIFGDPRPDGSVCAVGSVKTNIGHIEAAAGVAGVIKSVLALRHGVIPAHLHWTQLNPRISLEGTPLVIPVEARSWPRGGAERIAGVSSFGISGTNAHVVLAEAPEPERRPEGQRQGHQVVTLSAKTEAALGELAARYAAALSADASIELSDVAFTANLGRARHAFRAAIVAGSTAEAAPLLAAFSRGDRQAGVLSGEATARPKVAFVLSGRAGDRAGFGRHLYDTEPAFRDALDRCDQLFRPLLDGSVLRALLPPAGAPSAFPAGRYERPAVFALEVALCALWRAFGVEPDLVMGCGVGELTAAYVAGALSLDQAAALAAGRETREPRIDARPPARIGIVSCSLGRLMRPDEVSDRATWARIQRGAAELEVGVKALHAEGCGIFVALGPASGLPPAAPAVWIPTVVASGDEVVPLLHGLAALSVRGVQVDWAKLHERRPGRRIGLPTYPFQRESLWLPVRRPSGGDARRLLPRAGAEAGDPLLGERVASPMSALQFEARVAASSMPWLRMESRPGSKEPTASHPTSTHPLHEEPMLVPVALHLGRLLAASTQALGCEEVLLEDLAFPEPMLLRRRDEERISHLTLVPEPTGAFFSVSIASIPGDSPPDRARWTTHATGKLRDVEAGPAPAAMRPGAIGGGAAAVVDRDGFYARLEASGHRPLGAARWVERAALGPDGVRAEIAIPDGKEGVAVPLSVALLHASMEVVLAAALAHSAPEGALPVPLSLSRLRYAGARRGEGPWTCAARAVPGAPGDPFTVAWTLRDSAGRAVADAVGLAIGWRSRSDLLGQLTARQAELLYELSWRPMPQESDRSVRAPARWILLAGGSELGRGLAARLEQQGGAPILVRAEAGGDRDAPLAEVLRLLEVDDGPSGVPVAGIVDLRAADDAPLGGQRASGDHADPRLCDSVLRLARSLANRKGRTGTGAPPRLWLATRGAQAVQVEGDGERRSPTHVEGDGERGSPTHAEGDGERRSPTHVEAARGFAGAPLWGLGRVLAAEHPDLSGGLIDLDPARPPAEASMLADHLLGADVEPEIAFRGGARYLPRVARCPGLAGAGEPTALRAGATYLITGGLGALGLVWAGWMVCRGARHIVLVSRRSPSPEAQAALSGLRASGARVHVVQADVAQRDDVAALFRRIDAMPPLAGIVHAAGVNEDAVLTNTDAASFDRVLAPKVRGSENLWAEARGRELDFFVFFSSVSALLGNPGQAAYAAANAFQDAFAAYLRAQGAPALSIAWGPLAGAGMARDVLDALGRRWGLSGLAPDEALTLFEHMLRSNRAHLIAMDLDPVRLSKRAAEAALPVLFAGIAAPAELPEAESPRGEDDLARRILRSSPDERMGMLIHEITAVAQGIMGLDQGLSLNPNQRLDELGMDSMLAIEVVQGLSQAFGMTLPVTMAMDHPTVAAMARYLERELGVLA; this is translated from the coding sequence ATGCAGGCGGTTTCCGAGCTCGTCGCGGAGCTCTCGCCCGACGAGCGCGCGGTGCTCTCGTCGCTGCTCGCACCTCGGCCGGAGCCGATCGCCATCGTGGGCATCGGCTGCCGTCTCCCCGGGGGCGCGGGCGACCCGGCGTCGTTCTGGCGCCTGCTCGCGGAGCGGGGCGATGCGGTCCGCGAGATCCCGGCTGATCGCTGGGACGTCGATGCCTTCTACGACCCCGATCCGGACGCTCCCGGGAAGATGTACACGCGCTACGGCGCGTTCCTCGACCGCGTCGACGGGTTCGACCCCCGGTTCTTCGAGATCACGCCGCGCGAGGCCGCGCGCATGGACCCGCAGCAGCGGCTCTTGCTCGAGGTCGCGTGGGAGGCGCTGGAAGACGCAGGGCAGCCTCCGGACGGGCTGCGCAGGAGCCGGACGGGCGTCTTCGTCGGCGGCAGCTGGCGCGACTACGAGCTCTTGCACACGCGGGGCGGGGGCCTCGCCCAGGTCGACCCCCACACGCTGACGGGCGATCTCGCGAGCGTCCTCGCGGGCCGCGTCTCGTACACGCTCGGGCTCGAGGGCCCCAGCATGATGGTGGACACGGCGTGCTCCTCCTCGCTCGTCGCGATCCACCTCGCGTGCGAGAGCCTGCGGGGCGACAGGTGCAACCTCGCGCTCGCGGGCGGCGCGAGCCTCATCCTTGCGCCCGACGGCTTCGTGAAGCTCTCGAAGATGCGGGCGCTCTCGCCCGACGGCCGCTGCCGGACGTTCGACGTCCGCGCGAGCGGGTTCGCGCGCGGCGAGGGGGTCGGGGTGCTCGTCCTCAAACGCCTCTCTGACGCGCAGCGCGCGGGGGATCGCATCTGGGCCGTCATCCGCGGCTCGGCGGTCAACCACGACGGCCGAAGCGCGGGCCTGAGCGCGCCGAGCAGCCTCGCCCAGCGCGGCGTGATCCGCGCGGCGCTCGAGGCCGCCGGCGTTTCACCGCCCGATGTCGGGTACATCGAGGCGCACGGCACGGGCACCCCGCTCGGCGATCCGATCGAGATGGAGGTGCTCAAGGACATCTTCGGAGATCCGCGCCCGGATGGATCGGTCTGCGCGGTCGGCTCCGTCAAGACGAACATCGGTCACATCGAGGCCGCCGCGGGCGTCGCGGGCGTCATCAAGTCGGTCCTCGCGCTCCGGCACGGCGTCATCCCGGCCCACCTGCACTGGACGCAGCTCAACCCGCGCATCTCGCTGGAGGGCACGCCGCTCGTCATCCCGGTCGAGGCGCGGTCCTGGCCGCGCGGCGGCGCGGAGCGCATCGCGGGGGTCAGCTCGTTCGGCATCAGCGGCACGAACGCGCACGTCGTCCTGGCCGAGGCGCCCGAGCCCGAGCGAAGGCCCGAGGGCCAGCGCCAAGGCCACCAGGTCGTCACGCTGTCGGCGAAGACGGAGGCCGCGCTCGGGGAGCTCGCGGCCCGCTACGCGGCGGCGCTCTCGGCCGACGCCTCGATCGAGCTCTCGGACGTGGCCTTCACGGCGAACCTCGGCCGGGCGCGGCACGCGTTCCGCGCCGCGATCGTCGCCGGCTCGACGGCGGAGGCCGCGCCGCTCCTGGCAGCGTTCTCCCGGGGGGATCGGCAGGCGGGCGTCCTTTCTGGCGAGGCGACCGCGCGCCCCAAGGTGGCGTTCGTGCTCTCCGGCCGCGCCGGTGACCGGGCCGGCTTCGGTCGGCACCTCTACGACACGGAGCCGGCGTTCCGCGACGCGCTCGACCGCTGCGACCAGCTCTTCCGGCCGTTGCTCGACGGCTCGGTGCTCCGCGCCTTGCTCCCTCCTGCGGGCGCCCCGTCGGCGTTTCCGGCGGGCAGGTACGAGCGCCCTGCGGTATTCGCGCTCGAGGTGGCCCTCTGCGCGCTGTGGCGCGCCTTTGGCGTCGAGCCGGACCTCGTGATGGGGTGCGGCGTCGGCGAGCTCACGGCGGCGTATGTGGCCGGAGCGCTGTCGCTCGATCAGGCCGCCGCGCTCGCGGCTGGCCGCGAGACGCGCGAGCCGCGGATCGACGCGCGTCCACCGGCGCGCATCGGGATCGTGTCGTGCTCGCTCGGCCGGCTGATGAGGCCCGACGAGGTGTCGGATCGCGCCACATGGGCTCGCATCCAGCGCGGCGCCGCGGAGCTCGAGGTCGGCGTGAAGGCGCTTCACGCCGAGGGGTGCGGGATCTTCGTGGCGCTCGGGCCGGCAAGCGGCCTGCCTCCGGCCGCCCCCGCGGTCTGGATCCCCACGGTCGTGGCCTCTGGGGACGAGGTGGTGCCCTTGCTGCACGGCCTTGCGGCGCTCAGCGTACGGGGCGTCCAGGTGGACTGGGCGAAGCTCCACGAGCGCCGCCCTGGCCGGCGCATCGGCCTGCCCACGTACCCGTTCCAGCGCGAGTCCTTGTGGCTGCCGGTGCGCCGGCCCTCCGGGGGAGATGCGCGGCGGCTCCTGCCGCGAGCGGGCGCAGAAGCGGGGGATCCGCTCCTCGGCGAGCGCGTCGCCTCGCCGATGTCCGCGCTCCAGTTCGAGGCCCGCGTGGCCGCTTCCTCGATGCCCTGGCTGAGGATGGAGTCGCGCCCGGGTTCGAAGGAACCCACGGCGTCCCATCCCACGTCGACGCATCCGCTGCACGAGGAGCCCATGCTCGTCCCCGTGGCGCTCCACCTCGGGCGGCTCCTGGCGGCGTCGACGCAGGCGCTCGGGTGCGAGGAGGTCCTGCTCGAGGACCTCGCGTTCCCGGAGCCGATGCTCCTGCGCCGGCGTGACGAGGAGCGCATCAGCCATCTCACCCTCGTACCGGAGCCAACCGGGGCGTTCTTCTCCGTGTCGATCGCCAGCATCCCCGGCGACAGCCCGCCCGATCGCGCCCGCTGGACGACGCACGCGACGGGGAAGCTCCGCGACGTCGAGGCGGGACCGGCTCCGGCCGCGATGAGGCCGGGGGCGATCGGCGGGGGTGCCGCGGCGGTCGTGGACCGAGACGGCTTCTATGCCCGCCTCGAAGCGAGCGGCCATCGACCCCTCGGGGCAGCCCGCTGGGTGGAGCGTGCCGCCCTGGGACCTGACGGCGTGAGGGCGGAGATAGCGATCCCTGACGGCAAGGAGGGGGTGGCCGTCCCGCTCTCCGTCGCTCTCCTGCACGCCTCCATGGAGGTCGTCCTGGCGGCGGCACTGGCGCATTCCGCCCCCGAGGGCGCGCTGCCCGTGCCTCTTTCGCTCTCCCGGCTTCGCTATGCGGGAGCACGCCGAGGAGAGGGCCCATGGACGTGCGCTGCGCGCGCGGTTCCGGGCGCCCCGGGTGATCCGTTCACCGTCGCGTGGACGCTGCGCGACAGCGCTGGCCGAGCCGTCGCCGACGCGGTGGGGCTCGCGATCGGCTGGCGCTCGCGATCGGACCTCCTGGGTCAGCTCACCGCGCGCCAGGCCGAGCTCCTGTACGAGCTCTCGTGGCGCCCGATGCCGCAGGAGTCGGACCGATCCGTGCGGGCTCCTGCTCGCTGGATCCTCCTCGCGGGCGGCTCCGAGCTCGGGCGGGGCCTTGCGGCGCGTCTCGAGCAGCAGGGCGGAGCGCCGATCCTCGTGCGAGCCGAGGCCGGCGGCGATCGCGACGCCCCTCTCGCCGAGGTTCTTCGCCTGCTCGAAGTGGATGACGGACCTTCTGGCGTGCCGGTGGCCGGCATCGTCGATCTTCGAGCGGCGGACGACGCTCCCCTGGGCGGGCAGCGCGCGTCCGGCGACCACGCCGATCCGCGCCTTTGCGACAGCGTGCTGCGGCTCGCGCGCTCTCTCGCGAACCGGAAGGGCCGCACCGGGACCGGCGCGCCGCCGCGGCTGTGGCTCGCGACCCGGGGTGCGCAGGCGGTGCAGGTGGAAGGGGACGGCGAACGCCGATCCCCGACCCATGTGGAAGGGGACGGCGAACGCGGATCCCCGACCCACGCGGAAGGGGACGGCGAACGCCGATCACCGACCCATGTGGAAGCCGCGCGCGGCTTCGCAGGGGCCCCGCTCTGGGGGCTTGGCCGTGTGCTCGCCGCCGAGCACCCCGACCTCTCGGGTGGGCTCATCGACCTCGATCCGGCGAGGCCGCCCGCGGAGGCCTCGATGCTCGCCGATCACCTGCTCGGGGCAGACGTCGAGCCGGAGATCGCCTTCCGCGGCGGGGCCCGTTACCTGCCGCGCGTGGCCCGCTGCCCAGGCCTCGCCGGCGCGGGCGAGCCCACCGCGTTGCGCGCCGGAGCGACCTACCTGATCACCGGCGGCCTGGGCGCGCTCGGGCTTGTCTGGGCGGGGTGGATGGTGTGCCGCGGCGCCCGTCACATCGTCCTCGTGAGCCGGCGTTCGCCGAGCCCCGAGGCGCAGGCTGCGCTCTCGGGGCTGCGCGCAAGCGGCGCGCGCGTCCACGTGGTGCAGGCGGACGTCGCGCAGCGGGACGACGTGGCGGCCCTCTTCCGGCGCATCGATGCGATGCCGCCGCTCGCCGGCATCGTCCACGCGGCGGGCGTGAACGAGGACGCGGTCCTGACCAACACCGACGCGGCGTCGTTCGACCGTGTCCTCGCGCCCAAGGTGCGTGGCAGCGAGAACCTCTGGGCGGAGGCGCGCGGCCGCGAGCTCGACTTCTTCGTCTTTTTCTCGTCGGTGTCGGCCTTGCTCGGCAACCCCGGGCAGGCCGCCTATGCCGCCGCGAACGCCTTTCAGGACGCCTTCGCGGCTTATCTTCGCGCGCAGGGCGCCCCGGCGCTCAGCATCGCCTGGGGGCCGCTCGCGGGCGCCGGCATGGCGCGGGACGTCCTCGATGCGCTCGGCAGGCGCTGGGGTCTCTCGGGCCTTGCGCCCGACGAGGCGCTCACCCTCTTCGAGCACATGCTGCGATCGAATCGCGCCCACCTCATCGCGATGGACCTGGATCCCGTGCGGCTCTCGAAGCGCGCCGCCGAAGCGGCCCTGCCCGTCCTCTTCGCCGGCATCGCCGCCCCTGCGGAGCTGCCCGAGGCCGAGAGCCCGCGCGGGGAGGACGACCTCGCGCGGCGTATCCTCCGGAGCTCCCCGGACGAGCGCATGGGCATGTTGATTCACGAGATCACCGCCGTCGCGCAGGGCATCATGGGGCTCGATCAAGGCTTGTCGTTGAACCCCAATCAGCGCCTGGACGAGCTCGGGATGGACTCGATGCTCGCGATCGAGGTGGTGCAGGGGCTCAGTCAGGCGTTCGGCATGACGCTGCCGGTGACGATGGCGATGGATCACCCGACCGTCGCCGCGATGGCCCGTTACCTCGAGCGCGAGCTCGGCGTCCTGGCGTAG